A part of Fusarium oxysporum Fo47 chromosome III, complete sequence genomic DNA contains:
- a CDS encoding PXA domain-containing protein → MTATPSLAPAVPPARPPAPRPKSVAFDTESPTSADMASPTRRPLRSNATDPLSDRATSLLIRRTLCSPQLGEKSRDSQVPIDELLPPLTSRNDVDLQLYALLAIIMREFVQSWYSKITTDEHFVSEILHIIAHCSRALEQRFRKVDLESLVLDEIPDLLDKHITSYRISHSPIARQPVEVDPREAYHAMCPLPHLAPVPHPDCPDTISDQKENEALYRQLLVQGVLAILLPTEDLENPCLTSLVEQIFSELIIGNVIANKASQPWMLYEGICITARVLRQGNDQGVVVAETQNDSGGPKVDVKGRRSWSVRSMFLAVIQLGMLVVASLRFITTALVMASSLPARATPLDEKEALLDHDKSPPRSSDPVKAPILSCRVWTCLGNLFELSLRMPWLDGFLSLLQYGAVNGPGRIAGHDGPIDRQYSPRMSLKSLDLLKLQ, encoded by the exons ATGACCGCTACTCCCTCTCTGGCTCCGGCCGTACCTCCTGCCCGTCCGCCAGCCCCACGCCCCAAATCGGTTGCCTTTGATACCGAGTCGCCGACCTCTGCCGATATGGCCTCACCTACTCGTCGTCCGTTACGCTCTAATGCTACCGATCCCTTGTCCGACCGAGCGACTTCGCTTCTGATACGTCGTACCCTCTGCTCCCCTCAGCTGGGAGAGAAGAGCCGCGATTCGCAAGTGCCTATCGACGAGCTGCTTCCACCATTGACTAGTCGCAATGATGTCGACCTTCAGTTGTACGCCCTGCTCGCTATTATCATGAGAGAATTCGTGCAGAGCTGGTATAGCAAAATCACTACGGACGAACACTTTGTATCAGAGATATTGCACATTATCGCCCACTGTTCGCGGGCCTTGGAACAGCGGTTCCGCAAGGTTGATCTGgagagcttggtgttggacGAGATACCTGACTTGCTGGACAAGCACATAACGT CCTACCGGATCTCTCATAGCCCTATCGCCAGACAGCCTGTTGAGGTCGACCCTCGAGAGGCCTACCACGCCATGTGCCCTCTGCCACACCTTGCACCAGTCCCCCACCCAGATTGCCCAGACACGATATCCGACCAGAAAGAGAATGAAGCATTGTATCGCCAATTGCTGGTTCAGGGCGTCCTCGCGATCCTGTTGCCCACAGAAGACCTCGAGAACCCTTGTCTCACGTCTCTCGTTGAACAGATCTTTTCGGAGCTTATCATTGGTAACGTTATAGCCAATAAGGCCTCTCAGCCATGGATGCTGTATGAGGGCATCTGCATCACGGCCAGGGTTTTGCGACAGGGAAATGACCAAGGGGTAGTGGTTGCAGAGACCCAAAACGATTCCGGTGGGCCCAAGGTTGACGTAAAAGGCCGTCGCAGCTGGTCTGTAAGGTCTATGTTCCTTGCCGTTATTCAGCTTGGGATGCTGGTAGTTGCCTCGCTGCGGTTTATCACGACTGCTCTGGTGATGGCATCGTCTCTTCCCGCTAGGGCCACGCCCTTAGACGAGAAAGAAGCTTTGCTGGATCACGACAAGTCTCCGCCGAGGTCATCCGACCCCGTTAAGGCGCCGATCCTATCGTGTCGAGTATGGACATGTCTTGGAAATCTGTTTGAGCTCAGCTTGCGCATGCCTTGGCTGGATGGATTTCTATCACTTTTACAATACGGCGCGGTCAACGGACCTGGACGAATCGCTGGCCATGATGGCCCTATTGACAG ACAGTATTCACCTCGCATGAGTTTGAAGTCACTGGACCTCCTGAAGCTCCAGTGA
- a CDS encoding zinc-finger of mitochondrial splicing suppressor 51-domain-containing protein, whose translation MEPTLRKAASSICGQCSATVRRQLASGAVAKPWMRISAHHVRRNSTIKDQKRAAPTPKNRDFSTSSVTKSEATASATNKTSPSPLRLSQDNLFHPFSKSPVPEFRQRAAFMRQHAYCPHPDHQQTKLPTIAPKPEDPEAAKGTQPPQHVNFECPDCGLPVYCCEEHWMDDYEKHLEVCDTLRQINEDDHDLRSGRVFEEGNLPDLQMEHAAINMTNWDTFMYTREFDAVNSDRQMRQITRLLTYPVTIGSILHELSPYSIKAGERMTTEGLKSFSALRYNLHPPKSGRGTGVGELKPEAPAVRIFILGARAESSLPRPAWVQLAHMFPEARLHLIFVGPESMANRDDEFPLPERTPSNPFGAVVEDRVWYKMKISTIVDYYHTVHQTQHFAPYDPYFDCFVLFHPGLGHPASSHEWEETLPLLLETKIPIISTGYTQFDMERDVEWVNKKSKGEFDILLQPGENVFRSLRWDLNDMDPQDISCGNWGVWAFRGKRYETATRDA comes from the exons ATGGAGCCCACTCTGAGGAAAGCAGCCTCGAGCATCTGTGGGCAATGCTCTGCAACTGTTCGGAGGCAATTGGCCTCTGGAGCGGTAGCTAAGCCATGGATGAGAATATCAGCCCATCATGTCCGCAGAAATTCAACTATCAAGGACCAGAAAAGAGCCGCGCCCACGCCCAAGAACCGAGACTTTTCTACTTCCTCAGTGACAAAATCTGAGGCCACCGCATCTGCCACCAACAAGACGTCTCCGTCACCATTACGCCTGAGTCAGGACAACCTCTTTCATCCGTTTTCAAAGTCGCCAGTACCAGAGTTCCGGCAACGAGCTGCTTTTATGCGACAGCATGCCTACTGCCCTCACCCCGATCACCAGCAAACGAAGCTTCCTACCATTGCCCCGAAACCCGAGGATCCTGAGGCTGCGAAAGGAACCCAGCCGCCCCAGCACGTCAACTTTGAATGCCCAGACTGTGGCTTACCAGTTTATTGCTGTGAGGAACATTGGATGGATGATTACGAAAAGCACTTGGAAGTTTGCGACACTCTTAGACAGATTAACGAAGATGACCATGATTTGCGCTCGGGCCGAGTATTCGAAGAAGGCAACCTCCCAGATCTTCAGATGGAACATGCGGCTATCAACATGACAAATTGGGATACTTTCATGTATACACGAGAGTTTGATGCTGTCAACTCTGATCGTCAGATGAGACAGATTACCCGACTCTTGACTTATCCCGTAACCATTGGCAGTATTCTCCATGAACTTAGCCCTTACAGTATCAAGGCTGGAGAGCGAATGACTACAGAGGGACTGAAGAGTTTCAGCG CATTGAGATACAACTTGCATCCTCCCAAGTCAGGTCGAGGAACTGGCGTTGGTGAGCTCAAACCCGAGGCACCAGCTGTCAGAATTTTCATCCTGGGAGCTCGTGCTGAGTCTTCTCTCCCTCGACCTGCTTGGGTTCAGCTGGCACATATGTTCCCCGAAGCCAGACTACACCTCATCTTTGTTGGGCCTGAAAGCATGGCCAACCGTGACGATGAGTTCCCGTTGCCAGAACGTACCCCTTCAAACCCCTTTGGAGCCGTCGTAGAGGATCGCGTCTGGTacaagatgaagataagTACAATCGTGGATTACTACCACACAGTCCACCAGACGCAACACTTTGCACCATATGATCCTTACTTCGACTGCTTTGTGCTATTCCACCCTGGTCTGGGTCATCCTGCAAGCAGTCACGAGTGGGAAGAAACCCTaccccttctccttgagacTAAGATCCCCATTATCAGCACAGGCTATACCCAGTTTGATATGGAACGCGACGTCGAGTGGGTGAACAAGAAGTCGAAGGGCGAGTTTGATATTCTTCTGCAGCCTGGAGAGAACGTTTTCAGGAGTCTTCGATGGGATCTGAACGACATGGACCCCCAGGACATCAGCTGTGGTAACTGGGGGGTGTGGGCATTCCGTGGTAAGAG ATATGAGACGGCCACAAGAGACGCCTGA
- a CDS encoding CPSF A subunit region-domain-containing protein: protein MATTSNMFLYSLTVQPPTNVTQAVLGQFAGTREQLIITAAGSQLSLLRPDPSQGKVITLLSHDVFGIIRSLAAFRLAGSNKDYLIIASDSGRITIIEYLPAQNRFHRLHLETFGKSGVRRVIPGEYLACDPKGRACLIASTEKNKLVYVLNRNSQAELTISSPLEAHKPGVLVISMVALDVGYSNPVFAALEIDYSEIDQDSTGQAMEELDTQLVYYELDLGLNHVVRKWSDPVDPTASILFQVPGGNDGPSGVLVCGEENITYRHSNQEAFRVAIPRRRGATEDPNRKRTIVSGIMHKLKGSAGAFFFLLQTDDGDLFKLSIDMIEDEEGNPTGEVKRLKIKYFDTVPVASSLCILKSGFLYVASQFGNYSFYQFEKLGDDDEELEFYSDDFPADPRASYEPVYFHPRPTENLALVESIPAMNPLLDCKVANLTGEDAPQIYTICGNGPRSSFRMLKHGLEVNEIVASELPGIPSAVWTLKLNRSEQYDAYIVLSFTNGTLVLSIGETVEEVSDSGFLTSVPTLAAQLLGDDGLIQVHPKGIRHVRNGHVNEWAAPQHRSIVAATANAHQVAVALSSGEIVYFEMDADGSLAEYDEKKEMFGTVTCLSLGDVPEGRLRSSFLAVGCDDCTVRILSLDPESTLENKSVQALTAAPTSLAIIAMDDSSSGGSTLYLHIGLHSGVYLRTVLDEVTGELTDTRQKFLGPKEVRLFQVTVQGKTCVLGLSSRPWLGYADPITKGFVVTPLNYVDLEWGWNFSSEQCEEGIVGIQGQSLRIFNIDRLGDTLIQKSIPLTYTPKKLVKHPDQPLFYTIEADNNTLPPELRAQLLADPKIVNGDSRVLPPEDFGYPKGTRRWASCINVIDPLSEEGQVVQTIDLENNEAAVSAAIVSFSSQDNESFLVVGTGKDMVVNPRSYSEGYLHIYRFQDGGRELEFIHKTKIEEPPLALLAFQGRVAVAVGTQLRIYDLGMRQMLRKSQAEVAAQQIVSLNTQGSRIIVGDVQQGVTYVVYKPASNKLIPFVDDTIARWTTCTTMVDYESVAGGDKFGNMFIVRCPEKASEEADEEQTGLHLINAREYLHGTPHRVSLMCHFYTQDIPTSITKTSLVVGGQEILLWSGIMGTIGVFIPFISREDADFFQNLEQHLRTEDPPLAGRDHLMYRGYYAPVKGVIDGDLCERYNLLPNDKKLMIAGELDRSVREIERKISDIRTRSAF from the exons ATGGCGACCACGTCGAACATGTTCTTGTACTCGCTGACGGTTCAGCCGCCGACAAACGTCACGCAAGCGGTCCTGGGCCAGTTCGCAGGCACTAGAGAACAGCTTATCATCACTGCTGCTGGCTCGCAGCTCTCCCTACTACGACCCGATCCATCCCAGGGAAAGGTGATTACCCTCCTATCACATGATGTCTTTGGCATCATCCGTTCCCTCGCCGCTTTTCGGTTAGCTGGTAGCAATAAGG ACTACTTGATCATTGCGTCCGACTCTGGTCGTATCACAATCATTGAGTACCTCCCTGCACAGAACCGCTTTCACCGTTTACATCTCGAAACTTTTGGCAAATCCGGTGTACGGAGAGTCATTCCTGGCGAGTATCTAGCCTGCGACCCTAAGGGCAGAGCATGCTTAATTGCCTCAACTGAGAAGAACAAACTTGTCTACGTTCTCAACCGTAACTCACAAGCTGAGCTCACAATCTCGTCACCGCTTGAGGCCCACAAACCTGGCGTCCTGGTCATCTCCATGGTTGCGCTTGATGTCGGCTACTCGAATCCAGTGTTTGCCGCTCTCGAGATTGACTACTCCGAGATTGACCAAGACTCGACCGGCCAAGCAATGGAAGAGTTGGACACTCAATTGGTTTATTACGAGCTTGATTTGGGACTCAATCACGTTGTGCGCAAGTGGTCAGACCCTGTTGACCCAACAGCCTCAATTCTGTTCCAGGTCCCTGGTGGAAATGATGGGCCTAGTGGTGTGCTCGTGTGCGGTGAGGAAAATATCACATATCGACACTCAAATCAGGAAGCGTTCCGTGTTGCCATCCCTCGTCGACGCGGCGCCACTGAAGATCCAAACCGCAAGCGCACGATCGTGTCTGGTATCATGCACAAGCTGAAAGGCAGTGCAGGCGCgtttttcttcctcctgcaAACAGACGACGGTGATCTCTTCAAACTCTCGATCGATatgattgaggatgaggaaggCAACCCCACTGGAGAAGTCAAAAGACTCAAGATCAAGTATTTTGACACCGTTCCGGTCGCCTCAAGTCTCTGCATTTTGAAGAGCGGTTTCCTCTACGTTGCTTCTCAGTTTGGTAACTACTCATTCTACCAATTTGAAAAGCtcggtgatgacgatgaggaacTAGAGTTCTACAGTGATGACTTCCCCGCGGATCCCAGGGCTTCTTACGAACCGGTTTACTTCCACCCTCGGCCAACTGAAAACTTGGCCCTGGTCGAGAGCATCCCTGCCATGAATCCCCTCCTAGATTGCAAGGTCGCAAACCTCACTGGAGAAGATGCACCTCAAATCTATACCATTTGTGGTAACGGCCCCCGAAGTAGCTTCAGGATGCTCAAGCACGGTTTGGAAGTCAACGAGATTGTTGCCTCTGAACTGCCTGGAATTCCTTCTGCTGTTTGGACGCTGAAGCTGAATCGCTCAGAACAGTATGATGCTTACATTGTACTATCATTTACCAACGGTACGCTAGTCCTCAGTATTGGCGAGACTGTTGAGGAAGTCAGTGACTCCGGTTTTCTCACAAGTGTTCCAACGCTGGCGGCCCagctccttggtgatgatggactGATCCAGGTTCATCCCAAGGGCATTCGACATGTGCGTAATGGTCATGTCAATGAATGGGCCGCCCCGCAACATCGCTCCATTGTTGCTGCTACAGCCAATGCTCATCAGGTCGCTGTCGCTCTCAGCTCTGGTGAGATCGTCTACTTCGAGATGGATGCGGACGGCTCACTGGCTGAGTATGatgaaaagaaggagatgttTGGTACCGTTACTTGCCTAAGCCTGGGTGACGTCCCCGAGGGACGATTAAGAAGTTCATTCTTGGCCGTCGGTTGTGACGATTGCACTGTCCGCATTCTAAGCCTGGATCCAGAGTCGACTTTGGAAAACAAGTCAGTTCAGGCTCTTACGGCTGCTCCAACATCGCTGGCAATCATCGCAATGGATGACTCCTCGTCGGGCGGTTCTACCCTCTATCTCCACATCGGTTTACACTCCGGTGTCTATCTCAGGACAGTTCTTGACGAAGTCACTGGTGAGTTGACAGACACGCGCCAAAAGTTCCTCGGTCCCAAGGAAGTCCGACTTTTCCAGGTCACAGTTCAAGGCAAGACATGCGTGCTTGGTCTAAGCTCCAGGCCTTGGCTTGGTTACGCAGACCCGATCACAAAAGGTTTTGTAGTGACGCCCCTAAACTACGTCGACCTTGAGTGGGGTTGGAACTTCAGTAGTGAGCAGTGCGAAGAAGGCATTGTTGGTATCCAAGGTCAATCATTACG AATTTTTAATATCGATCGGCTTGGCGATACACTCATCCAGAAATCAATTCCTTTGACTTATACCCCGAAGAAACTTGTAAAGCACCCTGATCAGCCTCTCTTCTACACTATCGAGGCAGACAACAACACTTTACCACCTGAGTTACGTGCACAACTTTTGGCAGACCCCAAAATCGTCAACGGTGATTCTAGAGTGCTCCCACCTGAAGATTTTGGCTATCCCAAAGGTACACGTCGATGGGCATCTTGCATTAATGTGATAGATCCACTGTCCGAGGAAGGACAAGTTGTGCAAACGATTGATCTGGAGAACAATGAAGCAGCCGTCAGTGCAGCCATCGTGTCTTTTTCAAGCCAAGATAACGAGAGCTTTTTGGTAGTTGGTACCGGCAAAGACATGGTGGTCAATCCTCGCAGCTACAGCGAAGGATATCTACACATTTACCGATTTCAAGATGGGGGGCGAGAACTTGAGTTCATTCACAAAACCAAGATTGAAGAACCACCTCTAGCTCTTTTGGCTTTTCAAGGAAGAGTAGCTGTTGCAGTTGGAACACAGTTGCGTATATATGATCTTGGCATGAGACAGATGCTCCGCAAATCTCAGGCTGAAGTAGCAGCGCAGCAGATCGTGTCGCTGAACACCCAGGGCAGTCGAAttattgttggtgatgttcaACAGGGCGTAACCTACGTGGTATACAAGCCTGCGTCGAACAAACTCATTCCCTTTGTCGATGATACCATCGCAAGGTGGACCACATGCACAACCATGGTAGATTACGAGTCGGTGGCCGGCGGTGACAAGTTCGGAAATATGTTCATTGTCCGCTGCCCTGAAAAGGCCAGTGAAGAGGCTGACGAGGAGCAAACGGGCTTGCATCTTATTAATGCGCGAGAATATCTTCACGGTACACCTCACAGAGTAAGTCTGATGTGCCATTTCTACACACAGGACATACCAACCAGTATCACCAAAACGAGTCTGGTAGTTGGTGGACAGGAAATTTTGCTATGGAGTGGTATCATGGGCACTATCGGAGTTTTCATACCATTTATCAGTCGTGAAGATGCGGACTTCTTCCAGAATCTCGAACAACACCTAAGGACCGAGGACCCCCCGCTCGCCGGACGAGATCATCTCATGTATCGCGGTTATTATGCTCCTGTCAAGGGAGTCATTGATGGCGATCTATGCGAGCGATACAACCTCTTGCCCAACGACAAGAAGCTTATGATTGCCGGCGAATTGGACCGATCGGTCCGAGAGATCGAGCGGAAGATTTCT GATATTCGTACGCGGTCTGCATTCTGA
- a CDS encoding coiled-coil domain-containing protein 55-domain containing protein, whose amino-acid sequence MSKPLAFGLNLSKKPGASKPPPPKRRPMFGDDDDSDNEGAVGEGKAEEIGEFDALGRAQEATANITKLGKPKGGPPTQPPKLKSKGQPNIMFGDLSSSLTSRRNAESAAEVDASVYEYDSVYDSLKPKKQATKEDQEKRPKYMKNILQAADVRKRDALIAEEKKIAREREAEGEEFADKEKFVTEAYRKQQEENKRLEEEERRREEEEAKKNKSGGMSAFYRKLLDKDEQRHSDAVRAAEEKAKHGAPEEENADDDKQEKEKTEADIAKELNEKGAAVAINEDGQVVDKRQLLRGGLNVGAKKKESVQREAERQAERPRKDVTNQQFGRKQAQRERQSRMIEEQLEQSMKRSRDEEAAQKEEVERASKSRKTEGEISSAKERYLARKRAAEEAKKTAGGA is encoded by the coding sequence ATGAGCAAACCATTGGCCTTCGGCCTCAACCTTAGCAAGAAGCCAGGCGCGTCGAAGCCCCCTCCACCAAAGCGAAGGCCGATGTttggtgacgatgatgattcGGACAACGAAGGCGCAGTCGGGGAGGGCAAAGCTGAAGAGATTGGAGAGTTCGATGCCCTTGGTCGCGCTCAAGAGGCAACagccaacatcaccaagttAGGCAAACCGAAGGGTGGCCCTCCGACTCAACCCCCGAAGCTCAAATCCAAGGGTCAGCCAAACATAATGTTTGGGGATCTCTCTAGCTCTCTGACATCACGAAGAAACGCCGAGTCGGCCGCGGAAGTCGATGCTAGCGTCTACGAGTACGATTCTGTTTACGATTCTCTCAAACCAAAGAAACAGGCTACCAAGGAGGATCAGGAAAAACGACCAAAATATATGAAAAACATCCTGCAGGCAGCCGACGTACGGAAGCGCGACGCACTGATtgcagaagagaagaaaattGCCAGGGAGCGAGAGGCCGAAGGGGAGGAATTTGCCGATAAGGAAAAGTTTGTCACAGAAGCATATCGGAAACAACAGGAAGAGAACAAGAGgcttgaagaggaagagaggagacgggaagaggaagaggcaaagaagaacaagagtgGTGGCATGTCTGCCTTCTACAGAAAACTCCTCGATAAAGATGAGCAAAGGCATTCGGATGCTGTCAGGGCGGCTGAGGAAAAGGCTAAGCACGGCGCACCCGAGGAGGAAAATGCAGATGACGACaagcaagagaaggagaagacagAGGCCGATATcgccaaggagctcaacgAGAAGGGCGCCGCAGTTGCCATCAACGAAGACGGTCAAGTGGTCGACAAGCGCCAGCTTCTCAGGGGTGGCTTAAACGTTGGCgcaaagaagaaagaatcAGTCCAACGCGAAGCGGAACGACAAGCCGAGCGGCCGCGGAAGGATGTCACAAATCAGCAGTTTGGAAGAAAGCAAGCTCAACGAGAACGACAGTCACGCATGATCGAGGAGCAGCTCGAGCAGTCAATGAAGCGATCACGGGATGAAGAAGCGGCACAAAAGGAGGAAGTTGAGCGGGCATCGAAGAGCCGGAAGACAGAAGGCGAGATCTCAAGTGCGAAGGAACGATACCTGGCTCGAAAACGAGCGGccgaagaagcaaagaagacCGCTGGGGGAGCTTAA
- a CDS encoding protein translocase subunit TIM13 has product MTHERGHVQAAGFELNRAAESCLTYPGPLIFPARYLFATDRRPSFAFMTDNVTTLNQTITNMDSTQVKAAVIKQVQQEANLVNARTLIEKLQETCFEKCVPKPGTSLSSGETTCMTSCMEKYMAAWNMVNAAYIARLRQESASLQN; this is encoded by the exons ATGACTCATGAAAGAGGTCACGTCCAAGCTGCTGGGTTTGAATTGAATCGAGCTGCTGAGTCATGTCTAACCTACCCCGGACCGTTGATTTTTCCAGCCCGCTATCTTTTTGCGACAGACAGGCGCCCAAGCTTTGCTTTTATGACCGACAACGTCACGACTCTAAACCAAACAATCACAAACATGGATTCCACACAAGTCAAGGCTGCTGTCATCAAGCAGGTCCAACAGGAGGCCAACCTGGTTAACGCCCGCACTCTCATTGAG AAACTCCAAGAGACCTGCTTTGAGAAGTGCGTCCCCAAGCCCGGAACTTCTCTATCGAGCGGCGAGACGACTTGCATGACCAGCTGCATGGAGAAGTACATGGCCGCTTGGAACATGGTCAACGCAGCGTACATTGCCCGATTAAGGCAAGAGTCTGCTAGCTTGCAGAATTGA
- a CDS encoding concanavalin A-like lectin/glucanase domain-containing protein, with amino-acid sequence MRLPSLSAALLGALAWTARADDLDDNIRSISLRTHSLTQPYLDSDMQSRWYDFGGDTIIRTDSYIRLTSDRPSQSGWMYSRVPLTATNWQVEVEFKISGKNQLYGDGFAMWITRQRAQQGTVFGGPDNFEGLGVFLDTYKNNRPGVVFPYVMAMYGDGKTSYDKSNDGKHTELAGCSARGIRHASVPTKMRLTYFQDKQLKLELQYKVEDEWQTCFDLEEPPAIPNIAYVGFTAETGELSDNHDIISVAAKNLYTQPGTSNTGKSSGTKNKGRKGTGKTTNGNKQGGSWTWFFTKIILFIIVAGGAYVGYTAYRAKAKSHRF; translated from the exons ATGCGGTTGCCCTCACTATCAGCGGCGCTCCTTGGTGCGCTCGCATGGACTGCCCGCGCTGATGACCTTGATGATAACATCAGGAGTATTTCG CTCAGGACACATTCCTTGACCCAG CCCTACCTTGACTCGGACATGCAAAGCCGCTGGTACGACTTTGGCGGAGATACCATTATTCGAACCGATTC GTACATCCGACTTACTTCGGATCGTCCATCGCAGTCAGGGTGGATGTACTCACGAGTTCCCCTCACTGCGACAAACTGGCAGGTCGAGGTTGAATTCAAGATCTCGGGCAAGAACCAGCTCTATGGAGACGGTTTTGCTATGTGGATTACCCGCCAGCGTGCGCAACAGGGTACTGTCTTTGGAGGGCCTGATAACTTCGAAGGCCTCGGAGTCTTCCTCGATACTTACAAGAACAACCGTCCCGGCGTTGTCTTCCCCTATGTCATGGCCATGTATGGCGATGGCAAGACCTCTTACGACAAATCCAACGATGGAAAACACACCGAGCTCGCTGGCTGCTCTGCGCGTGGTATTCGACATGCGAGTGTCCCTACCAAGATGCGCCTCACCTACTTCCAGGACAAACAACTCAAGCTGGAGCTCCAGTacaaggttgaggatgagtgGCAGACATGCTTCGACCTCGAGGAGCCCCCGGCCATTCCTAACATTGCCTATGTTGGTTTCACTGCTGAGACTGGTGAGCTCAGCGACAACCACGATATCATCTCCGTGGCGGCCAAGAACCTTTATACTCAGCCTGGCACCAGCAACACTGGCAAGTCATCTGGCACTAAGAACAAGGGACGCAAGGGCACCGGTAAGACCACCAACGGAAACAAGCAGGGCGGTAGCTGGACATGGTTCTTTACCAAAATCATCCTGTTCATTATTGTTGCTGGCGGTGCTTATGTTGGCTACACTGCCTACCGAGCAAAGGCCAAATCGCACAGGTTCTAG